The proteins below come from a single Paracoccus sp. SCSIO 75233 genomic window:
- a CDS encoding SLC13 family permease produces the protein MNPATITLLLLLFAIIMFVWERIPLALTAMIVCVGLVLTGVLDAGEAFNGFVNSNVILFVDMFIIGGALFQTGMAAEIGGLVTRFARTERQLVVAIMLITGLMSGVLSNTGTAAVLIPVVIGIAAKSGFARSRLLMPIVFAAAMGGNLSLIGAPGNMIAQAALQEQGLSFGFFEYALVGLPILLAGILFIATIGFRLLPDHKTEEMAADSLNQASLSVPQWKKNASLIVLVLTILAMVFEKQIGIRLHITGAIGAIALILLGVISEEQAYRSIDAKTIFLFGGILSLATAMQKTGAGQIIAETVLGFTGPETPIFVFMLVIFLLAVVMTNFMSNTATTALLVPISLSISAQIGADPRAVLMATVIGGSLAYATPIGMPANVMVLGPGKYTFMDYTKAGLPLIVVSTIVAMILLPILFPFFP, from the coding sequence ATGAACCCTGCAACGATTACCCTTCTGCTTCTGCTCTTTGCGATCATCATGTTCGTGTGGGAGCGGATACCGCTGGCGCTGACCGCGATGATTGTCTGCGTCGGCCTAGTGCTGACCGGCGTTCTTGACGCGGGCGAGGCCTTCAACGGCTTCGTCAACAGCAATGTCATCCTGTTCGTCGACATGTTCATTATCGGTGGTGCGCTGTTCCAGACCGGCATGGCGGCCGAGATCGGCGGGCTGGTCACGCGCTTTGCCCGGACCGAACGGCAGTTGGTCGTCGCGATCATGCTTATTACCGGGCTGATGTCGGGCGTTCTGTCGAATACCGGCACGGCTGCGGTCCTGATCCCGGTCGTGATCGGTATCGCCGCGAAATCGGGCTTCGCCCGCTCGCGCTTGCTGATGCCGATTGTCTTTGCGGCCGCCATGGGCGGCAATCTCAGCCTGATCGGCGCACCGGGCAATATGATCGCTCAGGCCGCGTTGCAGGAACAGGGGCTCAGCTTCGGCTTCTTTGAATATGCGCTTGTCGGCCTGCCGATCTTGCTTGCGGGTATCCTGTTCATTGCCACCATCGGCTTCCGGCTGCTGCCCGATCACAAGACCGAGGAGATGGCGGCGGACAGCCTGAACCAAGCCAGCCTCTCGGTTCCGCAATGGAAAAAGAACGCATCGCTGATCGTTCTGGTCCTGACCATTCTCGCAATGGTGTTTGAAAAGCAGATCGGCATCCGTCTGCACATTACCGGCGCCATCGGTGCCATCGCGCTGATCCTGCTGGGCGTCATCAGCGAGGAGCAGGCCTATCGCTCCATCGACGCCAAGACCATATTCCTTTTCGGCGGCATCCTGTCGCTGGCAACCGCGATGCAGAAAACCGGTGCGGGTCAGATTATCGCCGAAACCGTGCTTGGCTTTACCGGACCCGAGACCCCGATCTTCGTCTTCATGCTGGTGATCTTCCTTCTGGCCGTTGTCATGACGAACTTCATGTCGAACACCGCCACGACCGCGCTGCTGGTCCCGATCAGCCTGTCGATCTCGGCCCAGATCGGCGCTGACCCACGAGCGGTTCTGATGGCAACGGTGATCGGCGGATCGCTGGCCTATGCCACACCCATCGGCATGCCCGCGAACGTCATGGTGCTGGGGCCGGGCAAATACACGTTCATGGATTACACCAAGGCCGGCCTGCCGCTGATTGTGGTCTCGACCATCGTCGCCATGATCCTGCTGCCGATCCTGTTCCCGTTCTTCCCGTAG
- a CDS encoding LysR family transcriptional regulator, whose protein sequence is MAEEMMNIQQIRCFLAVAEELHFGRAAQAMDMLPASLSRQIRLLEDRFETRLFLRTTRNVALTEAGMAILDDARTLVAQADLFDQHIRAVRRNETAVLKVGAIDSAAAGLMPQLLQLLRAQRPEIEVQLVEQKTIHLLPRILSGSLDIAFCRPPDIRDPKIHFQTLFFETAVVALPENHALADRSELTVQDIADEPLIVPDRRSRPHSHDLTIKLFTDAGLTARIAQIAEEKHTIVNLVATGTGLAIVPRWASRIAIPGVNFVPLILPEGNTRGKLILAAAWARGTRDDQRDALLAVLEENLQAIEASA, encoded by the coding sequence ATGGCGGAGGAGATGATGAATATTCAACAGATCAGATGTTTTCTGGCCGTCGCGGAGGAGTTGCATTTCGGGCGCGCCGCGCAGGCAATGGACATGCTGCCCGCCTCGCTGAGCCGACAGATCAGGCTGCTGGAGGATCGGTTTGAGACGCGGCTGTTTCTGCGCACCACCCGCAATGTCGCGCTGACCGAGGCTGGCATGGCGATCCTCGACGACGCCCGTACGCTTGTCGCGCAGGCCGATCTGTTCGATCAGCACATCCGCGCGGTTAGGCGGAACGAGACAGCGGTGCTGAAGGTCGGGGCCATCGACAGCGCGGCGGCGGGGTTGATGCCGCAACTTCTGCAACTTCTGCGGGCGCAAAGGCCCGAGATCGAGGTGCAACTGGTCGAGCAGAAGACCATTCACCTGTTGCCGCGCATTCTCAGCGGCAGTCTGGACATTGCCTTTTGCCGTCCGCCGGACATCCGCGACCCTAAAATTCACTTCCAGACATTGTTCTTCGAAACCGCCGTCGTCGCGCTGCCCGAAAATCATGCTTTGGCGGATCGTTCGGAACTGACGGTGCAAGATATAGCGGATGAGCCGCTGATCGTGCCCGATCGCCGCTCGCGACCGCATTCGCATGATCTGACCATAAAACTGTTCACAGATGCCGGGCTGACAGCGCGGATTGCGCAGATCGCCGAGGAAAAGCACACGATTGTCAATCTGGTGGCGACCGGCACGGGGCTGGCCATCGTGCCCCGTTGGGCGTCCCGCATTGCGATCCCCGGCGTCAACTTCGTGCCCCTGATCCTTCCCGAGGGGAACACGCGTGGCAAATTGATCCTCGCCGCCGCTTGGGCACGGGGCACCCGCGACGATCAGCGCGACGCGCTGCTCGCGGTGCTGGAAGAAAATTTGCAAGCGATCGAAGCGAGTGCCTGA
- a CDS encoding tartrate dehydrogenase: MKTYKIASIPADGIGPEVIAAGLQALEALARRDGGFQFDVTEFDWSSDRYKKTGALMPEDGAEQLKAFDAIFFGAVGAPDVPDHVTLWGLRLPICQGFDQYANVRPTKILPGIKSPLEGVGPGDLDWVIVRENSEGEYSGHGGRAHKGLPEEVGTEVSIFTRAGVTRIMRYAFKLAQSRPRKLLTVVTKSNAQRHGMVMWDDIAAEVSKEFPDVTWDKMLVDAMTVRMVKNPQSLDTIVATNLHADILSDLAGALAGSLGVAPTGNIDPEKRFPSMFEPIHGSAFDITGKGIANPVATFWTAAQMLDHLGEPAAADRLMRAVEKVCADGVLTPDVGGSATTQQVTDAVVEAIRGENI; encoded by the coding sequence ATGAAAACCTACAAAATTGCCTCGATCCCTGCCGATGGTATCGGCCCGGAAGTCATCGCCGCCGGGTTGCAGGCGCTGGAAGCTCTGGCGCGTCGCGACGGCGGCTTCCAGTTTGACGTGACCGAATTCGATTGGAGCTCGGATCGCTACAAGAAGACCGGCGCGCTGATGCCTGAGGATGGCGCGGAACAGCTGAAAGCCTTCGACGCCATCTTTTTCGGTGCTGTCGGTGCGCCGGATGTGCCGGATCATGTCACGCTGTGGGGGCTGCGTTTGCCGATCTGTCAGGGCTTTGACCAATACGCCAATGTCCGCCCCACCAAGATCCTGCCGGGCATCAAATCGCCGCTGGAAGGCGTCGGCCCCGGCGATCTGGACTGGGTGATCGTGCGCGAAAACTCCGAGGGCGAATATTCCGGCCATGGCGGCCGCGCCCATAAAGGGTTGCCCGAAGAGGTCGGCACCGAGGTCTCGATCTTTACCCGCGCCGGCGTCACCCGGATCATGCGCTATGCGTTCAAACTGGCGCAGTCGCGGCCCCGCAAATTGCTGACGGTGGTCACGAAATCCAATGCGCAGCGGCATGGCATGGTCATGTGGGACGATATCGCCGCTGAGGTGTCGAAGGAATTCCCGGACGTGACCTGGGACAAGATGCTGGTCGATGCGATGACCGTGCGCATGGTCAAGAACCCGCAGAGCCTCGACACCATCGTCGCGACCAACCTGCATGCCGACATCCTGTCGGACCTTGCGGGCGCGCTGGCGGGCAGTCTGGGTGTCGCCCCGACCGGCAATATCGACCCGGAAAAGCGCTTTCCGTCCATGTTCGAACCGATCCACGGCTCAGCCTTCGACATCACCGGCAAGGGCATCGCGAACCCGGTCGCGACCTTCTGGACCGCCGCGCAGATGCTGGACCATCTGGGCGAGCCCGCCGCCGCCGACCGGCTGATGCGGGCCGTCGAAAAGGTCTGCGCCGATGGTGTGCTGACCCCGGATGTCGGTGGCAGCGCCACGACGCAACAGGTCACGGATGCCGTCGTCGAGGCGATCCGCGGCGAGAATATCTGA
- a CDS encoding glycerate kinase: MREEDAKDLLTRMLNAGIAAADPAAVLARHLPEKPAGRCIVVGAGKSAAAMARAVERAWPDVDLSGVVVTRYGHAIETDRIVVREASHPVPDEAGHRAAAEILATAQSAGPDDLVLALISGGGSALMTLPAPPLTLDEKMRVNRLLLASGLTIEDMNKIRRRLSLVKGGGLARAASPARLVTLAISDVPGDDPAAIASGPTVPDPTAGEDLSHLVVKLGPNLPEAAREILLRPAEPQPDFTPDYRLIATPQMSLEAAAEVARKAGVTPLLLGDALEGEASQLGIAMAGIARAAAAHATPVKPPAVLLSGGETTVTIGDKKPGRGGRNTEFLLSLAVALDGHPGVHALAADTDGIDGTEDAAGAVIAPNTLGAARKAGLNPRDFLNGHDSYSLFDEVGALIRTGPTLTNVNDFRAILIA, translated from the coding sequence ATGAGGGAGGAGGACGCGAAAGACCTGCTGACGCGGATGCTGAATGCGGGGATTGCGGCGGCAGACCCCGCCGCCGTCCTCGCCCGGCATCTGCCCGAGAAGCCGGCTGGCCGCTGCATCGTGGTGGGGGCCGGAAAATCCGCCGCTGCAATGGCCCGCGCCGTTGAACGCGCCTGGCCCGATGTCGATCTGTCGGGCGTGGTGGTGACCCGCTACGGTCACGCCATCGAGACAGACCGGATCGTGGTGCGCGAAGCCTCGCATCCGGTGCCGGATGAGGCCGGGCACAGGGCCGCCGCCGAAATCCTTGCGACCGCGCAATCGGCGGGACCGGATGATCTGGTCCTTGCACTGATCTCGGGCGGAGGATCGGCGCTGATGACCCTGCCGGCACCGCCGCTGACGCTGGACGAAAAAATGCGGGTCAACCGGCTTCTGCTGGCCTCGGGCCTGACCATTGAGGATATGAACAAGATCCGTCGTCGCCTGTCCCTGGTCAAGGGTGGCGGGCTGGCGCGGGCGGCAAGCCCGGCGCGGCTGGTGACGCTGGCAATCTCCGACGTGCCGGGGGACGATCCGGCCGCCATCGCATCGGGGCCGACCGTGCCTGATCCGACAGCGGGCGAGGATCTGTCGCATCTGGTCGTGAAGCTGGGTCCGAACCTGCCGGAGGCTGCGCGGGAAATCCTGCTGCGTCCCGCTGAACCTCAACCCGATTTCACGCCTGACTACCGCTTGATTGCCACCCCGCAAATGTCGCTGGAAGCCGCCGCCGAGGTCGCGCGCAAGGCAGGTGTGACACCGCTGCTGCTGGGAGATGCATTGGAAGGGGAGGCGTCCCAGCTTGGCATCGCAATGGCCGGGATTGCTCGTGCCGCTGCCGCTCATGCCACGCCGGTCAAACCGCCTGCAGTTCTGCTGTCGGGCGGCGAAACCACCGTCACCATCGGCGACAAAAAACCGGGGCGTGGCGGTCGCAACACAGAATTCCTGCTGAGCCTCGCGGTCGCGCTAGACGGCCATCCCGGCGTCCACGCACTGGCTGCCGACACCGACGGCATTGACGGCACCGAAGATGCCGCCGGTGCGGTCATCGCACCCAACACGCTGGGTGCGGCCCGCAAAGCGGGGCTGAACCCGCGTGATTTCCTGAACGGTCACGACAGCTACAGCCTGTTCGACGAGGTTGGTGCGCTGATCCGCACTGGCCCGACCCTGACCAATGTGAATGATTTCAGGGCAATCCTGATCGCCTGA
- the pyk gene encoding pyruvate kinase, which produces MMRDRRARIVATVGPASAAPDMLRQLFQNGVDTFRLNFSHGEHETHAGVIAAIRALEADMGVPIGILQDLQGPKIRLGKLSGGPQVLERSQTVVLSPDESADALPLPHPEIFGAIQPGHRLFIDDGRVRLVARSVSPNRIEAEVEEGGKISDRKGVNLPDTLLDLPVLTEKDRRDLAFGLVHGVDWVALSFVQNASDLDEITRIIDGRAGLVAKIEKPSALDDIDAIVARSDAIMIARGDLGVEIPPEEVPARQKELIALCRRESRPVIVATQMLESMTASPAPTRAEASDVATAIYDGADAVMLSAESAAGAYPAEAVAVMDRIIRSTEVHAHYARVITASREAAKTPADAIADHGAMLASALNARAVVAYSRSGSTAARISARRPFLPLIVLTRDPHVARRMALLWGAQALTEDSVHNYDSMVETALRESRPLLSANSGDSLVILSGVPFGQSGSTNNIRIATFA; this is translated from the coding sequence ATGATGCGAGACAGACGCGCCAGGATCGTAGCGACGGTAGGCCCTGCCAGTGCCGCGCCCGACATGCTGCGCCAGCTTTTCCAGAACGGTGTCGATACCTTCCGGCTGAACTTCAGTCACGGTGAACACGAGACCCATGCCGGGGTGATCGCCGCGATCCGCGCGCTGGAGGCGGATATGGGCGTTCCCATAGGCATCCTGCAAGACCTGCAGGGTCCGAAAATCCGTCTGGGCAAACTCAGCGGCGGACCGCAAGTTCTGGAACGCAGTCAGACGGTCGTCCTTTCGCCTGACGAAAGCGCAGATGCTCTTCCTCTTCCGCATCCGGAAATTTTCGGGGCAATTCAGCCCGGCCACCGCCTGTTCATCGATGACGGGCGGGTGCGGTTGGTGGCGCGCAGTGTCTCGCCCAACCGGATCGAGGCAGAGGTGGAGGAGGGCGGCAAAATCAGTGACCGCAAGGGCGTCAACCTGCCCGACACGCTGCTGGACCTGCCCGTCCTGACCGAAAAGGACCGCCGCGATCTGGCATTCGGGCTGGTGCATGGTGTCGATTGGGTGGCGCTTTCTTTCGTCCAAAACGCCAGTGATCTGGACGAAATTACGCGCATTATCGACGGTCGCGCCGGTCTGGTTGCCAAGATCGAAAAACCTTCGGCTCTGGACGATATCGACGCCATCGTAGCGCGGTCCGATGCGATCATGATCGCGCGTGGTGATCTGGGCGTCGAGATCCCGCCCGAGGAGGTACCAGCCCGCCAGAAGGAACTGATCGCACTCTGTCGTCGTGAAAGCCGTCCGGTGATCGTGGCGACGCAGATGCTGGAATCCATGACCGCTTCGCCCGCACCGACCCGGGCCGAGGCCTCGGACGTCGCGACGGCGATTTATGATGGCGCGGATGCTGTGATGCTGTCGGCCGAAAGCGCGGCGGGCGCCTATCCGGCCGAGGCCGTCGCGGTGATGGACCGCATCATCCGCAGCACCGAGGTACATGCCCATTACGCCCGCGTCATCACTGCTTCACGCGAGGCAGCAAAAACACCCGCCGATGCAATTGCCGATCATGGTGCGATGCTGGCCTCGGCGCTGAATGCGCGCGCTGTCGTCGCCTATTCGCGCAGCGGCAGCACCGCCGCCCGGATTTCCGCCCGCAGGCCCTTCCTGCCGTTGATCGTCCTGACCCGCGATCCTCATGTTGCCCGGCGGATGGCGCTGCTCTGGGGTGCGCAGGCGCTGACCGAAGATTCGGTTCACAACTATGACAGCATGGTTGAGACCGCCCTGCGTGAAAGCCGCCCGCTTCTGTCCGCAAATTCCGGCGACAGCCTTGTCATCCTGTCCGGCGTGCCCTTCGGCCAATCCGGCAGCACCAATAATATCCGCATCGCGACATTCGCATGA
- the eno gene encoding phosphopyruvate hydratase → MTAIIDIYAREILDSRGNPTVEVDVTLEDGTLGRAAVPSGASTGAHEAVEKRDGDKGRYLGKGVLEAVESVNTEIIEQLIGEDSTDQRAIDGLMIELDGTENKGRLGANAILGVSLAVAKAAADASGLPLYRYVGGTSAHVLPVPMMNIINGGEHADNPIDIQEFMIMPVSAENIRDAVRMGSEIFHTLKKELSAAGLSTGIGDEGGFAPNLSSTRDALDFILKAVEKAGYKPGDDIMLALDCASTEYFKGGKYEMAGEGKSLSPAENVDYLAALCGDYPILSIEDGCSEDDWEGWKLLTEKLGGSVQLVGDDLFVTNPKRLAEGIEKGCGNSLLVKVNQIGTLTETLDAVAMATRAGFTSVMSHRSGETEDATIADLAVATNCGQIKTGSLARSDRLAKYNQLIRIEETLGEAAVYAGKTILR, encoded by the coding sequence ATGACCGCCATTATCGATATTTACGCCCGCGAAATTCTCGACAGCCGGGGCAATCCGACCGTTGAGGTCGATGTCACGCTGGAAGACGGCACGCTGGGCCGTGCCGCAGTGCCCTCTGGCGCGTCGACCGGGGCGCATGAGGCTGTGGAAAAGCGCGATGGCGACAAGGGGCGCTATCTCGGTAAGGGTGTGCTGGAGGCGGTTGAGAGCGTCAATACCGAGATTATCGAGCAGTTGATCGGCGAGGATTCCACCGATCAGCGCGCCATTGACGGGCTGATGATCGAGTTGGACGGGACCGAGAACAAGGGCCGTCTGGGCGCAAATGCGATCCTTGGCGTCAGCCTTGCCGTGGCGAAGGCGGCGGCGGATGCTTCCGGCCTGCCGCTTTACCGCTATGTCGGCGGCACCTCGGCGCATGTGCTGCCGGTGCCGATGATGAATATCATCAATGGCGGCGAACATGCCGACAATCCGATCGATATCCAGGAATTCATGATCATGCCGGTCTCGGCGGAGAATATCCGCGACGCCGTCCGCATGGGGTCCGAAATCTTCCACACGCTGAAGAAAGAGCTGTCGGCGGCAGGTCTGTCGACCGGGATCGGTGACGAAGGCGGCTTCGCGCCGAACTTGTCCAGCACCCGCGATGCGCTGGATTTCATCCTGAAGGCGGTCGAAAAAGCCGGATACAAGCCCGGCGACGACATCATGCTGGCGCTCGACTGCGCCTCGACCGAGTATTTCAAGGGCGGCAAATACGAGATGGCGGGCGAGGGCAAATCGCTGAGCCCGGCGGAGAACGTGGATTACCTCGCGGCGCTCTGCGGCGATTATCCGATCCTGTCCATCGAGGATGGCTGCTCCGAAGACGACTGGGAAGGCTGGAAGCTGCTCACCGAGAAACTGGGCGGCTCGGTTCAGCTTGTCGGCGACGATCTGTTCGTGACCAACCCGAAGCGGCTGGCCGAGGGGATCGAGAAGGGCTGCGGCAACTCGCTGCTGGTCAAGGTGAACCAGATCGGCACGCTGACCGAGACGCTGGATGCAGTCGCGATGGCCACCCGCGCCGGGTTTACTTCGGTGATGTCGCACCGTTCGGGCGAGACCGAGGATGCGACGATTGCCGACCTCGCCGTTGCCACCAATTGCGGTCAGATCAAGACGGGTTCGCTGGCGCGTTCCGACCGGCTGGCGAAATACAACCAGCTGATCCGCATCGAGGAAACGCTGGGTGAAGCTGCCGTTTATGCGGGCAAGACGATCTTGCGGTAA
- a CDS encoding type II toxin-antitoxin system RelE/ParE family toxin, producing the protein MPIRVQGAASIRLDNIYRHTRDRWGKVQADHYITGMFETFDRMEAHGVASKPIPAEFGVEGFFFRDEYHFIYWCRQSDGNIGIVTVLHERMH; encoded by the coding sequence ATGCCGATCCGAGTTCAGGGGGCGGCTTCGATCCGCCTCGATAACATCTACCGCCATACGCGCGACAGATGGGGCAAGGTTCAGGCCGACCACTACATTACCGGCATGTTCGAGACGTTCGACCGGATGGAGGCCCATGGCGTCGCCTCAAAGCCGATCCCGGCAGAGTTCGGCGTCGAAGGGTTCTTCTTCCGGGACGAGTACCACTTCATCTATTGGTGCCGACAGTCCGACGGCAATATCGGTATCGTCACGGTACTGCATGAGCGGATGCATTAG
- a CDS encoding addiction module antitoxin — MPRSTTMIVRLSCALSDFVAAEVGENGAYENISKYVRNVIRRDKERAEQESYDRLKAELTRAFAAPETSYRPLTAAEVIARNRA; from the coding sequence ATGCCTCGCAGCACGACCATGATCGTCCGCCTAAGCTGCGCACTCAGCGACTTTGTTGCGGCCGAGGTCGGCGAGAACGGAGCCTACGAAAACATCAGCAAATATGTCCGCAACGTGATCCGGCGTGACAAGGAGCGGGCGGAGCAAGAAAGCTACGACAGGCTGAAGGCCGAACTGACCCGCGCCTTCGCTGCGCCCGAAACCAGCTACAGACCGCTGACGGCGGCGGAGGTCATCGCCCGAAACCGGGCCTGA
- a CDS encoding transposase, with the protein MRDICRQVRRENGVDILRGVLSSDHVHMFLSVGPIDANLHEDG; encoded by the coding sequence GTGCGCGACATCTGCCGTCAGGTCCGCCGTGAGAACGGGGTCGACATCTTGCGCGGGGTGCTATCGAGCGATCACGTCCACATGTTCCTGTCGGTGGGGCCGATCGACGCGAATCTTCATGAAGATGGATGA
- a CDS encoding DUF2177 family protein, whose amino-acid sequence MQTAILYVATLVIFLVIDIVGITQIIRPVFERHVDDLLADPFRMLPAALFYSAYIVGVLYFVSVPAMAEDRPLKALINGVLIGLMCYGTYEFTNYATLRDWSVQQVVTDTIWGGFLTGFSAWAGVVLTRWIT is encoded by the coding sequence ATGCAGACCGCCATTCTCTACGTCGCCACGCTGGTGATTTTCCTTGTCATCGACATTGTTGGCATAACGCAGATCATTCGTCCGGTTTTCGAGCGTCACGTCGATGATCTGCTGGCCGATCCGTTCCGCATGTTGCCTGCGGCGTTGTTCTACAGCGCGTATATCGTGGGCGTGCTTTACTTCGTGTCGGTGCCAGCGATGGCGGAGGACCGGCCCCTCAAGGCTTTGATCAACGGGGTTCTGATTGGCCTCATGTGCTACGGGACGTATGAGTTCACCAATTATGCGACGCTGCGTGACTGGTCGGTCCAGCAGGTCGTGACGGATACGATCTGGGGCGGGTTCCTGACGGGGTTCTCGGCCTGGGCAGGTGTGGTTCTGACCCGCTGGATCACATGA
- a CDS encoding SDR family NAD(P)-dependent oxidoreductase: protein MKALVLGDSGGIGGAVRDTLVARGADVIGLSRRDGLELTDQQRVENQAGRLNGQSFDLIFNATGALVIDGNEPEKTIRQIDAQAMAAQFALNATGVALLLRYFSPLLREQGRAVFASLSARVGSIGDNGFGGWIGYRAAKAAQNQIIRTASIEIARRYPQRIVVALHPGTVETSLTRDYADRYPTITARHSAEALLSVIEGLTPEDNGGFFDWKGKQVPW, encoded by the coding sequence ATGAAGGCGCTTGTCCTCGGCGACAGCGGGGGCATTGGCGGCGCTGTGCGTGACACATTGGTGGCGCGCGGAGCGGACGTGATCGGACTGTCCCGGCGCGACGGGCTGGAATTAACCGATCAGCAGCGTGTTGAAAATCAGGCGGGGCGGCTGAACGGTCAAAGCTTCGATCTGATCTTTAACGCAACCGGCGCTCTGGTGATCGACGGAAATGAGCCGGAAAAGACCATCCGGCAGATCGATGCGCAGGCTATGGCTGCGCAGTTTGCGCTGAATGCCACCGGCGTGGCGCTGTTGCTGAGATATTTCAGCCCGCTTTTGAGGGAGCAGGGTCGGGCGGTGTTCGCGTCGTTGTCGGCGCGGGTCGGCTCTATCGGTGACAACGGGTTCGGCGGCTGGATCGGCTATCGCGCTGCGAAGGCGGCGCAAAATCAGATCATCCGGACGGCATCCATCGAAATTGCGCGGCGTTACCCGCAGAGGATCGTGGTCGCGCTGCATCCCGGAACGGTCGAGACCAGCTTAACCCGAGATTACGCGGATCGCTATCCGACCATCACGGCACGGCATTCAGCCGAAGCGCTGCTCTCTGTCATCGAGGGGCTGACGCCTGAGGATAACGGGGGATTTTTCGACTGGAAAGGTAAGCAGGTGCCGTGGTGA
- a CDS encoding SDR family oxidoreductase, whose amino-acid sequence MSERAPSEQGQGQRIWIMGASDGIGAALARSWARRGARLILSARSGEKLNDLVRELGTAEALPCDVTDGDSLRDAAERITTGGPLDRAITLAAAYDPGKVMQVDPQMAAQIVTANLTGCFNFVRAAVPLLKPAGQLALTGSVAGYVGLPQGQIYSATKAGVINLAETLRAELAPAVDVRLISPGFVDTRLTQKNDFDMPAILQPDAAAEAIIRGLNGRGFEVHFPRRLTLAIKLLRALPYPLSLRLTRRLVR is encoded by the coding sequence ATGTCTGAGCGGGCCCCATCCGAGCAAGGTCAGGGTCAGCGGATCTGGATCATGGGGGCCTCAGACGGGATCGGCGCGGCGCTTGCGCGCAGCTGGGCCCGGCGTGGGGCCCGGCTGATATTGTCGGCGAGATCCGGGGAAAAGCTGAACGATCTCGTTCGCGAACTCGGAACCGCTGAAGCGCTGCCCTGCGACGTGACCGACGGCGACAGCCTCCGCGATGCGGCAGAACGGATCACGACCGGCGGTCCGCTCGATCGCGCGATAACGCTCGCGGCAGCCTATGATCCGGGCAAGGTCATGCAAGTTGATCCGCAGATGGCTGCGCAGATCGTGACCGCGAACCTGACCGGCTGTTTCAACTTCGTCCGGGCCGCCGTGCCGTTGCTGAAACCGGCCGGGCAGTTGGCGCTGACCGGCTCAGTCGCGGGATATGTCGGCCTTCCACAAGGACAGATCTATTCCGCAACGAAGGCCGGGGTCATCAATCTGGCCGAAACCCTGCGGGCGGAGCTGGCACCTGCTGTGGATGTCCGGCTGATCAGCCCGGGTTTTGTCGATACCCGACTGACGCAGAAGAACGATTTCGACATGCCTGCCATCCTGCAACCAGATGCCGCCGCCGAGGCGATCATCCGGGGGCTGAACGGGCGCGGTTTCGAGGTGCATTTCCCGCGCCGCTTGACCCTTGCGATAAAGCTGCTTCGTGCGCTGCCCTATCCGCTTTCCCTGCGCCTCACCCGACGGCTGGTCCGGTAG